In Prochlorococcus marinus str. MIT 1214, one DNA window encodes the following:
- the mnmA gene encoding tRNA 2-thiouridine(34) synthase MnmA — translation MPMNVETRETKKVLNHLTSEETVAKTLKRLQAFSGNHSVVVGLSGGVDSSLTAALLCEAGWDVVGLTLWLMKGKGSCCSDGLIDAAGICDQLGIEHHIVDSKEIFQKEIINNVVKGYEEGITPLPCSRCNKSVKFSEMLKWVKENKNIEKIATGHYARIRYSNESFDRNDLPSDGIKRHKLLRGKDLNKDQSYFLYDLPQEILGKTIFPLGELTKEITRIEAFKHSLKTAEKPESQDLCLAEHYGSMNAFIDKYLPKKEGEIVLKNGKIIGSHNGIQHFTIGQRKGLGIAWEVPLHVVEIDASFNRVIVAPREDSGKSECIVKDINWVSIEAPKKSIEVEVQIRYRSRAVKAKLIPIIESTKGNYCYKCHIHFEEDQFSITPGQAAVFYKGDYVLGGGIISKES, via the coding sequence ATGCCCATGAATGTGGAAACAAGAGAAACAAAAAAAGTTTTAAATCATTTGACTTCAGAAGAAACAGTCGCAAAAACATTAAAAAGACTGCAAGCATTTTCTGGGAATCATTCAGTTGTAGTGGGACTTTCCGGGGGCGTAGATAGCTCCCTAACGGCTGCTCTTCTCTGTGAGGCTGGGTGGGATGTAGTGGGATTAACTTTGTGGCTAATGAAAGGTAAAGGGTCTTGCTGCTCAGATGGATTAATTGATGCCGCAGGGATATGTGATCAACTAGGAATCGAGCATCACATAGTCGATTCAAAAGAAATTTTCCAAAAAGAAATAATCAATAATGTCGTAAAAGGATATGAAGAAGGAATTACTCCTTTACCCTGCTCTCGCTGCAATAAATCAGTGAAATTCTCAGAAATGCTGAAATGGGTTAAAGAAAATAAAAATATCGAAAAGATCGCTACAGGGCATTACGCAAGGATTAGATATTCAAATGAATCTTTCGACAGAAATGATCTTCCGAGTGATGGAATTAAAAGACATAAGCTTTTAAGAGGTAAAGATCTCAATAAAGATCAAAGCTATTTTTTATATGATCTCCCACAAGAAATCTTAGGGAAAACAATCTTTCCTCTTGGAGAATTAACCAAAGAGATAACACGAATCGAAGCTTTTAAACATTCACTAAAAACTGCTGAAAAGCCAGAAAGTCAAGACCTTTGTCTTGCTGAACATTACGGATCAATGAATGCTTTTATTGATAAGTATCTACCCAAAAAGGAAGGAGAAATTGTCCTTAAAAATGGGAAGATTATAGGTTCCCATAATGGAATTCAGCATTTCACGATAGGACAACGAAAGGGATTAGGTATTGCATGGGAAGTTCCTCTACATGTTGTTGAAATTGATGCCTCTTTCAACAGGGTTATTGTTGCCCCAAGAGAAGATTCTGGCAAGTCAGAGTGTATTGTCAAAGATATAAATTGGGTATCAATTGAAGCGCCTAAAAAATCAATAGAAGTTGAGGTCCAAATCAGATACAGAAGCAGAGCAGTGAAAGCAAAGTTAATACCAATTATTGAAAGTACTAAAGGAAATTATTGTTATAAATGTCATATTCATTTTGAGGAAGATCAATTTTCAATTACTCCTGGACAAGCAGCAGTATTTTATAAGGGTGATTATGTATTAG